The DNA sequence CGGCGCCGGAACATCATCCTGACCTCGATCGGTGTGGTGATCGTGGCCGTGCTGGCGGGGATCTACCTGTGGAAGTTCGGTCTCGTGATGCCCTGGAAGATCAAGGACCAGTGACCCGCGGCGGGGGTGGGTCCTCCCGCCCCCGCTGGTCACGGGCACCCGCTGACATGGGGTAATGTTCTTCCTGCGTCCGGGCGATTAGCTCAGTGGGAGAGCGCTTCGTTCACACCGAAGAGGTCACTGGTTCGAACCCAGTATCGCCCACCGGATCAAGATGACGGCCCGGCTCACGATTCGTGAGCCGGGCCGTCTCGTCGTGTGCGCCCCGTGCTCGTCCGGGGCGAGGCCAGGCGGTGGCCGGGCCGTTCCGCTTCCGGCCGCCTTCATCCAACCGTAACCTTCCCCGCCGTCCGCCCCGGCCGGCCCGCCGGTGTTCGATGGGTCGGCCGCGGGGCGCCGACCTGCGCATTTCCGCCCGAGGTCAGGGCGGCGGCCGACGCGGTCGCCGCTTCCGCCGGGACGAGGCGGCCATGAATTCCTGTCCGAATCATTGACGTGCCCGTAGGCCCTCCGTAACTTGTGGCAGCAAGCGCTTACTTGAAACGATTCATGGGGCGGAAAGCGAACGTCGCGGGAGGCTCGAATGCAGCAGGGCAGGGACGCGGAGGGGCGTACCGGTAGGCGGACGATCCTCAAAGCGGCGGGGGCCTCGCTGGCCGTCGCGGGGCTGGGTGCGACGGCCACCGCCTGCGGTGGCGGCAGCGGCTCGGGGGACGGGACGGTGACGATCCGTTACTCCTGGTGGGGTGCCGAGGACCGGGCCGAGCGCATCAACAAGACCATCGCGCTCTTCGAGAAGAAGTACCCGAAGATCAAGGTGAAGACCGACTTCCAGCAGTACACCGACTTCTGGAAGAAGTTCAACACCCAGGCCTCCGGCGGGAATCCGCCGGACGTCTTCCAGAATGCCATCGGTTTTCTCCGCAAATACGACGCGAAGAATGTGCTGCTCGATCTCGGTGAGCAGGTGAAGGCGGGCAATCTCTCCATGGGCGGCTTCCGGGCGGGCCTGGAGAAGTTCGGCGAGGTCGACGGCAAACTCCTCGGTGTGCCGGTCGGCTCCAACTCGCTGGCCCTCGTCATCGACAAACCCGTCTACACCAAGGCCGGCGTCACCCCCGAACAGGGCTGGACCTGGGACGACTTCGACGCGGCGATGGTGAGGATCCGCGACCGGGCGGGCCGGGCCGGGGACAGCGGCATGTACGGCGTCATGTACCTCTACGACCTGTACCTGCGCCAGAACGGCAAGGCGTTCTTCACCGAGGACGGACTCGGTTTCACCGAAGCGGATCTGACCGAGTGGTGGACCAAGGCGGAGAAGGGCGTGAAGACAGGCCTGTACGCCGACGCCAAGAAGGTCGTCCAGGTCAAGCCCAAGTCTGCCCTCTCCGCGGAACTCGCGGGCAGCGAGTTCACCTGGGACAACTTCACCGTCCGCTACACCTCCGAGGGCAAGAGCGAGTACGGACTCGCCCCCATTCCCACCACGGACGGCAAGAAGACCGGCCAGTACCTCGGCTCCCTGATGCTGAGCGCCTCCAAGCGCACCCAGCACCCCAAGGAGGTCGCCCAGTTCATCGACTTCATGGTGCACGACCCCGAGGTCGCCAAGATCATGGGCTACGACCGCGGCGTGCCCGCGACCGAGGCCCAGTACCAGGCGTACCAGCCGACCGACCCGGTCAACCAGGCGATCGCCGCCTACGAGGAGTCCCTCGTCGAGGCGGGCGTGCTGGAGACCATCACCCCGCACCCGAACGGCGCCGACATCTGCGAGGCCGCCTTCCTGCGCATCGCCGAGGAGATGGCCCTCGGCAAGCGGTCCGTGAGCGAGGCCGTCGAGCAGTTCTTCACCGAGTCGAAGACGGCTCTCGCCGGCTGATGGGAAGCGCCGTGACACACGCCCCTGCGACGGAGGTCCCGACGACGGACCCCGAGCCGCGGCACGGTCCGGTGAAGTCCCCGCGCCCCGCCGCCCTCAAGCGGCGGGGCCGCCGGGAGAACCTGGCCGGCTACCTCTTCATGTCCCCCTGGATCGCCGGATTCCTGCTGCTGACGGCGGGGCCGATGGTCGCCTCGCTCTACTTCGCCTTCACCGACTACAACCTGTTCGACGCGCCCCGGTGGATCGGCCTGGACAACTTCTCCGAGATGTTCTCCGATCCGCGCTGGCGCCACTCGGTGCAGGTCACGCTCTGGTACGTCGTCGTCGGCACGCCCATCAAGCTGGCCGCCGCCCTCGGCGTGGCCCTGCTGCTGGCGCAGAAACGGCGCGGACAGGCCTTCTACCGGGCGGCCTTCTACGCGCCCTCGCTGATCGGCGCGAGCGTCTCCGTCGCCATCGTGTGGAAGGCGATCTTCTCGGACGACGCGGTCGTCGACCGTACGCAGAAGCTCTTCGGCGTGGATGTCGGCGGCTGGACCGGTGACCCGGACCTGATCATCTACAGCCTGGTGGCGCTGACCGTCTGGCAGTTCGGCGCCCCGATGGTGATCTTCCTGGCCGGCCTCAAGCAGGTGCCGCGCGAACTGTACGAGGCGGCGGACGTCGACGGGGCGGGCAGGTTCCGGCAGTTCTGGAGCATCACCCTGCCGATGATCTCGCCGGTGCTGTTCTTCAACGTCCTGCTGGAGACGATCCACTCGTTCCAGATCTTCAGCTCGGCCTACATCGTCGGCGGCGGCGCCGGGGGCAACGCCTGCGGTCCGGCCGACGGTTCGATGGTCTACACCTGTTATCTGTATGTCCAGGGCTTCGAGAACAGCCGGATGGGCCTGGCCTCCGCCATGGCGTGGATGCTGCTGGTCGCGGTCGCCCTGGTCACGGCGGTGCTGTTCTGGTCCCAGAAGCGCTGGGTGCACTACGAGGAGGGCGGCCGATGAGCGCGCAGGCCACCGACGTCAGGCCGGCCCCGTCCGCGAAGGGGGCCCTGCGGCGCAGGCTGCCGGGCTCGCTCGCCTGGCACCTCGGGTCGCTGGCGGTCCTCGCGGTGATCCTCTACCCCGTGATCTGGGTGGTCGGCGGCTCGTTCAAGAGGAGCGAGGACATCATCGGCAGCCTGGACCTCTTCCCGGCCGACCCGATCATCGCCAACTACACGAGCCTCACCGACGGCATCGCGGACATCTCCATCTCGACGTTCTTCGTCAACTCACTGCTGCTCGCGGTCGGTTCCGTGGTCGGCATCCTGATCTCCTGCTCGCTGACCGCGTACGCCTTCGCCAAGATCAGGTTCGCCGGGCGCAATCTGCTGTTCACGCTGATGAT is a window from the Streptomyces capillispiralis genome containing:
- a CDS encoding carbohydrate ABC transporter permease, yielding MGSAVTHAPATEVPTTDPEPRHGPVKSPRPAALKRRGRRENLAGYLFMSPWIAGFLLLTAGPMVASLYFAFTDYNLFDAPRWIGLDNFSEMFSDPRWRHSVQVTLWYVVVGTPIKLAAALGVALLLAQKRRGQAFYRAAFYAPSLIGASVSVAIVWKAIFSDDAVVDRTQKLFGVDVGGWTGDPDLIIYSLVALTVWQFGAPMVIFLAGLKQVPRELYEAADVDGAGRFRQFWSITLPMISPVLFFNVLLETIHSFQIFSSAYIVGGGAGGNACGPADGSMVYTCYLYVQGFENSRMGLASAMAWMLLVAVALVTAVLFWSQKRWVHYEEGGR
- a CDS encoding ABC transporter substrate-binding protein, with translation MQQGRDAEGRTGRRTILKAAGASLAVAGLGATATACGGGSGSGDGTVTIRYSWWGAEDRAERINKTIALFEKKYPKIKVKTDFQQYTDFWKKFNTQASGGNPPDVFQNAIGFLRKYDAKNVLLDLGEQVKAGNLSMGGFRAGLEKFGEVDGKLLGVPVGSNSLALVIDKPVYTKAGVTPEQGWTWDDFDAAMVRIRDRAGRAGDSGMYGVMYLYDLYLRQNGKAFFTEDGLGFTEADLTEWWTKAEKGVKTGLYADAKKVVQVKPKSALSAELAGSEFTWDNFTVRYTSEGKSEYGLAPIPTTDGKKTGQYLGSLMLSASKRTQHPKEVAQFIDFMVHDPEVAKIMGYDRGVPATEAQYQAYQPTDPVNQAIAAYEESLVEAGVLETITPHPNGADICEAAFLRIAEEMALGKRSVSEAVEQFFTESKTALAG